The following nucleotide sequence is from Pseudoliparis swirei isolate HS2019 ecotype Mariana Trench chromosome 7, NWPU_hadal_v1, whole genome shotgun sequence.
ttatttatttatacatttatttaagcatttatttatttattcctacatttattcatgcatttatttatttatttatttatacttaagtcattttgagtcctccataagaCAGGCATAGataaaataacaaaaggcaatgctaaagctgatgaagaagcaaaacgagcggctaaaacaccacaggtacacgcaGTACGAACAACACCGTCAAGTCCAATAGACATTGAGATCCTACGAGAGGCACAAACGAATGCAACAACACAAGAAAAAGCCACATGGGAAACAAGGGGGGCCACGGAGGAAAACAAGATGCTTTGTATAGAAGGGAAACCGATCCTACCGAGAAGTCTATTTAAGGCCGTGgctattttgagtcatgggcgatgccatgtctcaacaggagggatggtatctatgatagaacaatacttctatacaataaatatacaaaattaCTTAAAACTTTTTTGTAAAAGCATGTGTAacatgcatcaagcacaaccctcaaggaaacctTCGCCCAAAGCGAGGCAGGTTCCCGCTCCCTGAGTACCCATTCCAGGTAATGCACATGGATTTCATCGAACTCACGCCATGCGGTCATTACAAATACTGTTTAGTAATGGTGGATGCATTTTCCAAATGGGTAGAAATTGCACCAACAACGAAAGCAGATGCTGAAGCAGTGGTGAAAGCCATATGCAAATACATTCTGCCCACTCATGGCATTCCAAGACGCATTTACAGTGACAATGGCTCACACTTTGTAAACGAGGTAGTAACAAAACTAAGCGTCATTATGGACATTGAACTACAAAATCATTGTGCATACCACCCACAGAGTGCCGGATTGGTAGAGCGAACCAACGGCACCATAAAAAGCAAACTGAAGAAATGCATGACTGAAACAGGAAAACCTTGGCTAGAGTGCATAGACATTGTgaaaacatacatgcatatcGTTCCGACCCAAACGGGCCCTACCCCATTTGAAATCATTTATGGACGACCCTACCgcctaccactaactcacccagatttagagcaagtgggtgagaaagaaacaatagtggagtacatgaagaagaccatgatggggagaggagtcagggaagcaaatgtcttgccagattcacctgtctcccccattatgtctgtacaggtcggcgactgggtcttcatccgcgtcatcaagaaaaagacgtggagcgacgctcgctgggagggaccattccaagtccttctgacgactgcaaccgctgtaaagatcgccgagaggaccacctggatacatctttcccattgcaaactgttccctacagaaatcccggaccagtgccctgatcccgagacgaccgcgagcagaggggaagactgacttcaaagggggctgtccgcttaaaagacagccatctcaacgtcagtgaagaaaccaacaaatccctgctcttaggtgtcggctcgggtgatggagcgagaggtcccgaggggctcaaacgagaggagcaagggagaaggagaggaaagaagaccATCCAGACTCAGAGTTAAGTGCAGAGAAATGTGTGGACCCTGCAGTATCGGAGTCATGGCGGCCATGGTCATGGCGATAGGCGCGTTctggttgtgttttctgttacAGGACGCCGCAAAAGAGGGTTCCCAGAGGTCCCGAGGAAAAAGGAACATAGCTGGTACCAACCCGCTGCTGTCACAAGAGAAGGAatggacacacatgcaacacagtCCATGGGATGGAAAGAACGAAGAAGAGAAATACCCAAGGATGAAGAATAAGTGGTACAAATATGTACATGTGTTAGCAAAAAGCTACAACAAAACTAATTGTTACGTGTGTTCCAAACTACCCTTTGCTTCTAATCAGGTCACCTTGTACGCCCGCAGAATGAGTGAGGCACAAGCAGGGTGTTTCGCGAGCATGGCTAGGAGTGGACATCATGAAGACAGTTTAATGCTAGAGGGACCCCATGGTACACCGACGCCAGGAGTTGATAAGGGATATTGCGCCAAAACCTTCTGGGTCGTTTGGTATTATACGGTGAAGGGATACGCAATTCCTCAGTCAGTGGTGATGGAAGACGCGAAAAACCACCCAATATGTTACCGTCAAAATCTTGGTAAAACAGCCATGGGAACTACTACCAACTGCGATCAAATAAAAATCGACCCGAAGGGAGCACCATTGAACGTACATGCTCCATCCAATGGTACATTTATGATACAGGGAGGGTGGTGGCTATGCGGAAACAATGCCTATATCACTCTCCCGTTCGGATGGAGGGGAACATGCGCCCCGATTTTTGTAACCGATCACACAGTATTTATTACTGAGGAAGAAGTCCGAACACGTAAAAAGCGAGAAGCACCATTCTTCGTAGCCCACGATTCAGTGTGGGGGTCCGACGTACCCCAAGAGTACAAACACTGGACAACGGGCCAAAAGGTGCTCCTCGCCCTGTTCCCGTGGGTAGGAACGTCGAAAAatatgttgcgtattgagacaGTAGATTATCGGCTCGGACTGTTTATCAATAGCTCCCTGATAATCGAAGAGGCCCAAAACAGAGAGATAGACGCCATCCGTACCATGGTGATGCAGAATCGAATGGCCCTTGATTTACTTACCGCAGCCACAGGAGGAACATGTGTCCTTCTGAACACATCCTGCTGTACGTATATTACTGATGATGTCCACTCCCAGAACATGACCGACGCGCTCGGCCGCCTATATCAGTTGCAGCGAGCAATGGCGGCCGACCACAAACCCAGGCCATATGAAAGCTGGTATGATTGGCTGTTTAACGGCTCATGGAGGCAGGTCCTTATCAAAACTGCGACGATGTTAGGTGCGGGATTGTTGACCGTCATCTGTGTGCTGAGTTGTGTGATCCCGTCTATTCGTGGGATAACAATCAGAGCAATCAATACCCTAACATCGGTGTCTGGGCTCACCTCACGGATGGAGCCCATTGAAGCGACCgtgtatattcatatgtatgatgacatgggaagacctgtcaatgttcccgtttaagaaaatataatgtaaaCTTTTGGTTTATGCTTGgatgacataattgtgtaaaactcctcacaaggaacggacgattattgatgtgaagctgctgactaaaaagtttaattcccaaagagattggtgtggtgttactaacaaataatgtgtaacaagaataatcatgattctgctttaactgcttaacccaaatacgtaaatcacatgctgcttagaaattagacaaatcAAATGAGTGCCATTATTTGACCATGTTTAGATAATAAGCAATtagcataaacaggagggaactgacagagaaatttatgtgttatgtttattgcttaccgtatctttaactaaacaatcagaggagctcctagaactccgcgttcccacccgaaggttgggTTATGTGGTGTGGGAGTCGGATAAAGAAGTGATAacaaaccagacggaaggaatatgtcaacatgtcctcagttccacttctccatctgttgttatgtgtgtgtgtgttcagctttcaataaaaggctggaccaaagggtggctcggcggaatgtcttggaggtcgtcgtgatcgaagcacgtgcgtctgagcttcccctttgatCAAAGCTTTcgaagatactacgttgtctgtgattcatttctcacctccttgaacgtgaatattttacatgatataaagaggaaaaaacctatcagacacaaacaaattgaaaacaaacaagtaaatatatttacacatatctcATATTTCTTGAACAAAGTGGATTCTCCAGTGAGGTCAGTCTTCTGTCCAGGtgggatgagggaagaggacgATCACTCGGACTGAAGTGCTGCGGTGTGCTGTGTGTGGTGCCGCGCGTGAGCTCCCAGAAACCCGTGGggctcgccgccgccggccaAGCTCCCAAAGTCTGTGACGGACACCGCCATTTTGGCGCCGGTGATCCGGTGGTGGTGCGTCGCTGTCCGTCGGGGTTGGAAGTCCACGGCGAGGTTCCCCGCCGACgcgtcgctgatgaaggagTCGGGCAGCGCCATCTGGAGTCTCTTGGAGGGCCGCTCGCAGTCCTTGTTGACGCACGCCCCTCCGAGCGGGCCGAGGTCGGAGCGGTAGAAGCCGGCGTCGAGCATGTCGAGGCAGCCGGGGTCGTTGGAGGGGAAGCCGAGGGCCTCGTCGTGGCTCAGGGACCCGCGGTGGAGGCCTTCCATCGGAGGGAAACCGTAGGCGTCGATGCAGCCGACCTCGGCAGGGTTGCACACCGTGGCGACCGTGTTGCTCAGCGCTGCAACGAGACGGGACAGCGTTGAGTCTCTGGAGCTGGAGGAACACGAGCCGACAGGCGCTGCTCCCCCGGGTCACTACAGGGTCCACCACATGGCCACCAGTGGATTCACACCACttgaaaccaaatgtccatgaccaaactgacatCTCGGTGGATACATGAACATCTTTTGAAAATGAAGTATTCCAACAAGGAGAactacaaagcatacaatacaccttaaatgaaacaagtgaatgagagacaatagtttgcgCCAAAAGATTTGCGCTTTCTCTCGTAGTTTTTTAATCTCCACGGTCTCTGAAAATGAGACTCTGGTTTTCGACTCTGTGAAGGAGAGTCTGTCCATTCTTGGCTGAAGACTCTGGGTTGAGCCGTCCACAGTTCccgtatttattgtttattcacaCGTCACGTGAAATAACtactctgactcacacacacctcagactGTTGggtctctctcctgtgtgtgtgtgtgtgtgtgtgtgtgtatcacactCGAGTCAAAGGCGAGGCTTATCAAAATACACATCTGGATGAGTAGCATCACAGTGTGCACCGCTTGGTGCGCTTCCTGGACTGCCGAGTTAAAGATGTCGGCACACAGACAACAGCGTCTGGGTCTGGACTCGACCCGCGCTCCGCTTGTTCGTGACCCCTGCCATATagtcataaaaaggtcatttTATAGTCAATACAAATATGCTTTAAACTAGAAATAACCGCTTCAGGTAGGACTATGCCTCTGCGAACCAGTCTCGTTACAGTTAACACGTCAGTCCTGGACGTCATCATTTCATCAATTATGtgaaattgttattattaccgtcgcattgagaatgcggaaggttatgtgttgatcgccgtgtatttatttatttatttgtatgcgtgttactcgcataactcaaaaagtattaaaccgaatcgcatgatatttggtgggatgattggttattatccggggaccatttgattagatttttggatcaatcgggtcaaaggtcaaggtcatgaaaaggtcaaaatcttctttttaccatagcacggtcaatttgtatccaattggcatgcaactcaagccaaaatgttcataattcaatgcccaatcttgtgatatgcgaaggtcttttgtgtgtgtgtgtgtgtgtgtgtgtaagtgtcatTGTGCAGGGGGGGCAAAAAGGGGAGTGGTTTAAAAGAAAGAATACTTTAgaaataattctaataatggaAAAACTGGAGCTTTGGAAGCCTTTGtgattagttatatatatatttatacttattaCAAAGGTGATAACAGCCAGCCAGTCAGTGGATGGAGATAAACCTACAGCAGcagttcccaaactcaagaatgctgcggcccaatttgaaatctgaaaatcttctgcggcccacccaagccttaaatcacaaccagcgttgtcgacgggggggtggggggtgctagtgagagggtgttcacctgtgcagggtttttcctgcatagagaaaatgtgggcgcgcgcctaattTAAGccgtaatttaacactgaggtgtgctcacctgcgtGCGCGCATCCCGGCTGAGGGAGGcgtgcgccggcatcggagctctggcgcgcgagccgagaagagttgacggggggtagacgaaattacagggtgacgggtggtcagatttcaccctgttataatagtaggggaaacactggagttgataagcgtgtcttcttgtctgatcaatacgcaactgtgaggtgcgcgacttgtctgagcggccagctgctgatcactcactcaacagcccggcGTGCATGAATGGATGGAGTAGAAgtgggggtgctgagcgattaaatatatctcttgttctgcctgttttgtgatatacatgcctaaaaggttcctaatatttctagactgaaataatatcggcattataattattataactatgaggatttttttagttgcctattttgtggagccccctcaggacgtggtgcacgttatgggagcggcggcgctgatcacaactctgatcaaaacataaactaatactacaagagggcgccccatttgacattgttttgtttggcggtcagaaaaataggtcagataaaagactaacacgtaatttaaatcatcaatatttttatattaatttcaaacttttcaaaattgaaaattaaaaacattttatttatttattgtaaatgacctctcgcggcccacctgcagtacccacagtttgggaatcgctgCCCTACAGGACCACTGAGTCCTCCACTTGGGGTCTGAGTGAATTATTTCGTGCACTGGGCTCAGATCCTATTGAGCCAGCTGATAAGAGGCCCTTTCAAAGATCAGGCCTGTTGAACCACACGGACAACAGATGAGCTGCTGATGCCGCCTGCTCTGATATCAAACctcacagcgccctctggtggccatgCATGACACTGCACTCGCACTGTGATTCTCCTCCCGTCCAGAACTGTCTGATCCGGGTGACGTCTCGCGGTCGCGAGGCCCTGGTCACGGACTTCGGCCTGGCCCGGGAGGTGGTGGAGCCGCCGGTTAAAGACCCCGGCAGGAAGctgggtccgtgtacgtaatgatattttgttttttcgtttcattccaaatacggaatacggaaatcacgtggttttttcgttttccgtttgaaaaccaaaaacggaaaaacggaatacgacccccgtatttcgtttctgctgtctgaaaccaaaaacgacagaacggaagtgcttaaaaggaagtcaaaataaaagccagtgatacgtattcgtattaaccttagaagaatattaatgaatcaatataaagaataaataattaaacgaggatattttaacgatgcaaacacatagcagggtaacgtgagaagaatattaattagtcaatatgaagaataaagaattaaacctggatatgttagcgacagtggtgacgacgggaagtttaatattcatgtacacagcaagaatcaccttctcacttaatcgttgcattgtttgatgcaacacagttaatcaacatgtaattaaataactatttcacactttcattaattattcagaatggttaactgaagatattgaaatgtgtgaaagtaagttagtctgggggggcggggaaaatatttgtttatcaagaatctgaaaatgtctattttgcaatgacagaatcacagaatcgagagaatctggccagaaatcaacaacGGGTTAACTATCcgttgaaagctgcattggtccaactggtggatcaggaggagctggacatggaggaccagatgactcggttctgtgtgtcatctttgacatgccagttggcccagatcggtgttaaccgaactgtgcaagcatggaatgcacacaggattcctggtatgtcttcgggttggtctttcaagccttttttaatgtgaataattattttcaaaatgttttactattgaatgtttcttaaacatgtttaatcaaatactagaaggagcatgttgcaatacatggcatggt
It contains:
- the LOC130196699 gene encoding uncharacterized protein LOC130196699 translates to MEREVPRGSNERSKGEGEERRPSRLRVKCREMCGPCSIGVMAAMVMAIGAFWLCFLLQDAAKEGSQRSRGKRNIAGTNPLLSQEKEWTHMQHSPWDGKNEEEKYPRMKNKWYKYVHVLAKSYNKTNCYVCSKLPFASNQVTLYARRMSEAQAGCFASMARSGHHEDSLMLEGPHGTPTPGVDKGYCAKTFWVVWYYTVKGYAIPQSVVMEDAKNHPICYRQNLGKTAMGTTTNCDQIKIDPKGAPLNVHAPSNGTFMIQGGWWLCGNNAYITLPFGWRGTCAPIFVTDHTVFITEEEVRTRKKREAPFFVAHDSVWGSDVPQEYKHWTTGQKVLLALFPWVGTSKNMLRIETVDYRLGLFINSSLIIEEAQNREIDAIRTMVMQNRMALDLLTAATGGTCVLLNTSCCTYITDDVHSQNMTDALGRLYQLQRAMAADHKPRPYESWYDWLFNGSWRQVLIKTATMLGAGLLTVICVLSCVIPSIRGITIRAINTLTSVSGLTSRMEPIEATVYIHMYDDMGRPVNVPV